From one Lycium barbarum isolate Lr01 chromosome 6, ASM1917538v2, whole genome shotgun sequence genomic stretch:
- the LOC132643928 gene encoding uncharacterized protein LOC132643928, producing MRTVGGDLEHFPIVMQSHQGSAFSPFLFALVIDVLTRHIQGKVPWCMLLPNDIFLIDETRDKVNSKLEVWRQILESKGFRLCRTKAKYLECRFNGVAHKDGVDMRLDTQVIQKIENFKYIGSIIEGNEEIDEDVTHRISEGTMK from the coding sequence ATGAGGACAGTCGGAGGTGACTTGGAGCATTTCCCAATTGTGATGCAGTCTCACCAAGGGTCAGCCTTTAGTCCGTTCTTATTTGCCCTAGTGATAGATGTTTTGACGCGACATATTCAAGGtaaggtgccttggtgtatgttatTACCAAATGACATTTTTTTGATTGATGAGACTCGCGACAAAGTTAActctaagctggaggtttggagacagatCCTGGAATCTAAAGGGTTCAGGTTGTGCAGGACCAAGGCaaaatacttggagtgcaggttcaatGGAGTAGCGCATAAGGATGGCGTGGACATGAGACTTGATACTCAGGTGATTCAAAAGATAGAAAATTTCAAGTATATTGGGTCTATTATTGAAGGAAATGAGGAGATTGATgaggatgtcacacatcgtattagtGAGGGGACGATGAAATag